A window of Fluoribacter dumoffii NY 23 contains these coding sequences:
- a CDS encoding DUF4156 domain-containing protein has protein sequence MKIVYLIISFMILLLNSGCGGLRQVNADAKNVNLYFSYPTGTCRFLGIIKNPNVHEVMDIRSSLKDLEKDDNNFLKNEGAKLGANVIVLVTHTPREFHKRYVRGSKNLTTINIHSVIANAYYCPYVKIDQLQQRNLEIKQTPLFENDDLQINY, from the coding sequence ATGAAAATTGTTTATTTAATAATTAGCTTTATGATTCTTCTTTTGAATTCGGGCTGTGGAGGATTACGTCAAGTAAATGCAGATGCGAAAAATGTTAACTTGTATTTTTCCTATCCTACAGGGACTTGCCGTTTCTTAGGGATTATTAAAAACCCAAATGTACATGAAGTTATGGATATCCGCTCCTCTTTAAAAGATCTAGAAAAAGATGATAATAATTTTTTAAAAAATGAAGGCGCGAAGTTAGGAGCAAATGTTATCGTTCTTGTAACCCATACACCAAGGGAATTTCATAAGAGATATGTAAGGGGATCAAAAAACTTAACAACTATTAATATCCATTCCGTAATAGCTAATGCATATTATTGTCCCTATGTGAAAATTGACCAATTACAACAAAGAAATTTAGAAATTAAGCAAACTCCATTATTTGAAAATGATGACCTGCAGATAAATTATTAA
- a CDS encoding F0F1 ATP synthase subunit delta encodes MELSWTTFSLELINFLILIWILKRFLYAPLQKTLLERKKRVQEQLENAETLHKEATQLQTTYEHRLSDWQQEKATLQNEWHEAMERWKSEERLRFEQQLSQEKEQIFSHEMQKASAIIENNAREAFLLAGKFAKKLLIPFADAHLEEKIIKKTIDELHHVPVEQWQWLNTVPEEETVSIQTAYPIKEHQKQSLLQVIEQLVPKKLTVCFTENPKLLAGLTLQMGPMCLQANLRDELKFFTETKNELA; translated from the coding sequence ATGGAACTCTCTTGGACCACTTTTTCATTAGAACTCATTAATTTTCTGATTCTCATTTGGATTTTGAAACGCTTTCTTTATGCGCCCCTACAAAAAACCCTATTAGAACGAAAAAAAAGGGTGCAAGAACAATTAGAAAATGCAGAAACACTACACAAGGAAGCAACGCAATTGCAAACAACCTATGAACATCGTCTTAGCGATTGGCAGCAAGAGAAAGCGACCCTGCAGAACGAGTGGCATGAAGCGATGGAACGATGGAAATCGGAAGAAAGACTTCGTTTTGAACAACAATTGAGCCAAGAAAAAGAGCAGATTTTTTCCCATGAAATGCAAAAAGCCTCAGCCATCATTGAAAACAATGCCAGGGAAGCGTTTCTTTTGGCTGGGAAATTTGCTAAAAAATTGTTAATACCTTTTGCAGATGCCCATCTTGAAGAGAAAATCATTAAAAAAACCATTGATGAGCTCCATCATGTTCCGGTAGAACAATGGCAATGGCTCAATACTGTGCCTGAAGAAGAAACCGTTTCTATACAAACGGCCTACCCCATCAAAGAACACCAAAAACAGAGTTTATTACAAGTCATTGAACAATTAGTGCCAAAAAAACTTACAGTCTGTTTTACAGAAAACCCGAAGCTTCTCGCGGGATTAACCCTGCAAATGGGCCCCATGTGCTTGCAAGCCAATCTTCGTGATGAATTAAAATTCTTTACAGAGACAAAAAATGAATTGGCCTAA
- a CDS encoding F0F1 ATP synthase subunit alpha, whose translation MNWPNPPSFLEKQRQRLEGYQFQIKVSEQGQVVSVGDGIIWIKGLPGAAIDEILISEDECCIAMVFHLTEDLVGAVMLVQTKKLKAGTPIFPLKRVLSIPVGDKLLGRVIDPLGHPLDGGEIPPCEEQGLLDKLSPPILHRDFVNQPLYTGNKMIDNLIPIGKGQRELLIGDNGLGKSALAIDIVLNQKDKKVYCVYVLIGQKRSTVSTTIQLLKKANALDYTTVVVAQATALPGLLYLAPFAGCAIAEHWMNKGLDTLVVYDDLSAHANSYRELSLLLRRPPGREAFPADIFYLHSRLLERSTCLSPAMGGGSMTALPIIETKEGEMASYIPTNLISITDGQIFFDEPLFSSGFLPAIDITKSVSRVGGKAQHPQIKKEAGRMKLDYMQFLDLELFTRFGAKLDAKMQKQIQKGRILREMLKQERFSPLPIEFQLAWLIAYNEGFFDELNLEDIPNILKKIEEAIKQSNWSLESPREQWKKAIKEWLMA comes from the coding sequence ATGAATTGGCCTAACCCTCCTTCTTTTCTTGAGAAGCAACGACAACGCCTTGAAGGTTATCAATTTCAAATCAAGGTATCCGAACAGGGGCAGGTGGTTTCTGTCGGAGATGGGATTATCTGGATTAAGGGCTTACCAGGGGCTGCCATCGATGAAATTCTTATTTCAGAAGATGAATGCTGTATCGCGATGGTGTTCCATCTCACCGAAGACTTAGTTGGCGCTGTGATGCTGGTACAAACCAAAAAATTAAAAGCAGGCACCCCTATTTTTCCTCTGAAACGCGTATTGAGTATTCCTGTAGGCGATAAACTGCTTGGGCGGGTGATTGATCCCTTAGGCCATCCATTAGATGGTGGTGAGATTCCTCCCTGTGAGGAACAAGGATTACTGGATAAGCTGTCCCCACCTATTCTTCACCGCGACTTTGTGAATCAGCCATTGTACACAGGAAATAAGATGATTGATAATTTAATTCCCATTGGAAAAGGACAAAGGGAGTTACTGATTGGGGATAATGGGCTTGGTAAAAGCGCTCTGGCCATCGACATTGTACTGAATCAAAAAGATAAAAAAGTGTATTGTGTCTATGTGTTGATTGGCCAAAAGCGCTCCACAGTAAGCACGACCATTCAATTATTAAAAAAAGCCAATGCCTTGGACTATACGACGGTTGTGGTGGCCCAAGCGACAGCTTTACCAGGATTACTTTATCTGGCCCCTTTTGCAGGGTGCGCCATTGCCGAACACTGGATGAACAAGGGCTTAGATACCCTGGTGGTCTATGATGATTTGAGTGCTCATGCCAATAGTTATCGTGAACTGTCCCTCCTACTGCGTAGACCCCCTGGTCGTGAAGCATTTCCTGCGGACATTTTTTATCTGCATTCCCGTTTATTAGAGCGCTCCACCTGTCTTTCCCCGGCCATGGGCGGCGGCAGTATGACGGCGTTGCCTATTATTGAAACCAAAGAAGGTGAAATGGCCTCTTATATTCCTACGAATCTCATCTCAATCACCGATGGGCAAATCTTTTTTGATGAACCCTTATTTTCTTCTGGATTTCTTCCAGCCATTGATATCACCAAATCGGTCTCCCGAGTCGGTGGTAAAGCGCAGCATCCGCAAATTAAAAAAGAAGCCGGTCGCATGAAACTGGATTACATGCAATTTCTTGATTTGGAACTGTTCACCCGCTTTGGGGCGAAACTGGATGCCAAAATGCAAAAGCAGATTCAAAAAGGGCGAATTTTAAGAGAAATGCTGAAACAAGAACGGTTTTCACCACTACCCATTGAATTTCAACTTGCATGGCTTATTGCTTACAATGAGGGCTTCTTTGACGAATTGAATTTAGAAGACATCCCCAACATCCTCAAAAAAATAGAGGAAGCAATAAAACAGAGTAATTGGTCATTGGAAAGCCCTCGAGAACAATGGAAAAAAGCGATAAAAGAATGGCTAATGGCATAA
- a CDS encoding methyltransferase family protein, with the protein MEHSSYAYGLWLLVLVNSAIFILFAYSFTTTFKAGRNWRTFGAFSAFVVAYFTEMYGFPLTIYLLSGWLSKYYPGIDLYGHDSGHLLHTLLGLKGDPHFDVFHILSFVFIIGGLWVIASAWGTLYRAQKNHQLATSGLYAKIRHPQYDGFILVMIGFLLQWPTILTLVMFPILIIMYVKLAHKEEEETLKEFGEEYRHYAQKTPAFIPKLF; encoded by the coding sequence ATGGAACATTCTTCTTATGCCTATGGTTTGTGGCTGTTGGTCCTTGTCAATTCGGCCATTTTTATTTTGTTTGCTTACAGTTTTACCACAACGTTTAAGGCGGGGAGAAATTGGCGCACTTTTGGGGCTTTCTCTGCTTTTGTGGTGGCCTATTTTACTGAAATGTATGGTTTTCCTTTAACCATTTATTTACTGTCAGGATGGCTTTCTAAATATTACCCTGGGATTGATTTGTACGGCCATGACAGCGGGCATTTACTCCATACCCTGCTTGGTTTGAAAGGAGATCCCCATTTTGATGTCTTTCATATCTTAAGTTTTGTCTTCATTATCGGTGGTCTTTGGGTGATTGCATCAGCCTGGGGAACTCTGTATCGCGCTCAAAAGAACCATCAACTCGCAACAAGTGGATTGTATGCCAAAATTCGCCATCCGCAATACGATGGGTTTATTCTGGTGATGATTGGTTTTTTACTACAATGGCCAACCATTCTGACCTTAGTGATGTTTCCTATCCTAATCATCATGTATGTGAAACTGGCGCATAAAGAAGAAGAGGAGACTCTTAAAGAGTTTGGAGAGGAGTATCGGCACTACGCACAGAAAACTCCTGCCTTTATCCCTAAACTTTTTTAA
- a CDS encoding multicopper oxidase domain-containing protein yields the protein MVQKDLRCSIRNSFFIFSFLLLGSSALFAQHEQHGVSTPTQTSPKTTQSQPKSVKNKTEQQPTKKQPVKTVTPLTMTGGAKHTVNLVVAYKTVNFAGKPRRAIAVNGQIPAPTLHFKEGDEVTINVYNHLDEGTSIHWHGLLVPWQMDGVDGVSQKPIPPRGVFHYRFKLYQRGTYWYHAHAKVQEQEGLYGTFIIDPPNPPNYHYTKDYVVVLSDWSNTPAEQVLANLKKDGDYYGPRFPLQPSLMKFLHDYRKASLEERKKLIADYKMMQQMRMSIYDLSDVAYDAYLLNGQPKSHPWTAPVKVGDIVRLRFIGAGASTIYRVKIPDAKVEMVHIQGNDVRPYPIEDFWIAPGETYDILVKIQKSKPYVIYAESIDTLGKAYGALVTSPNQVVNTQQVTPFPEPLPVTREMMANMMMSMNGGATDGNQLHGVMNKNKSSTAMKPSMTMPSHSQTMGSQSAKHSMSSMTVQKKMDNASNHSAHTSSSMKSKSSSTLMNKSMDMSGMNHGAMSQSKTSNSAQMKSDSSSTSMNKSMAMPGMNHSAMGQSKTSDSAQMKSDSSSTSMNKSMAMPGMNHGAMSQSKTSNSANDMSMNRNMKTDRPMEHGMSMNDSMNMQMPIEPTIIGDKIEPPDSAKATTLGTKYQELKAAVKTNNPNKAVDGIIKMELFGYMDRYIWFINGLPEYRAKPILIEPGKRYRIIFTNNSMMRHPMHIHGHWFILRNGHGAYDPLLHTIEVAPGATAVADFDTEASGQWFFHCHHLLHMTAGMARVFQYTTIIEIANGTLKPEDYAYQQAYINRPIVREDEVMPLDASLIKHPAGHHQGFYRASYIELGEDPFHNAQEMTFRGLYGTDYNKLQLYTEDAEIYKGTVENADIDVFYWHLISQFWAIKGGVNYFYRPGGPYWQPGIGIEGLMPWYIDTNIRTYYRDGSVKFDIQLARATQLTNNFFFLTGMRSILATHTVVKNEIGNGLNQMRYILRPYYRLKPGLNIYTEYEHDVEYGALKRILRSQGEATTQDTITLGVAVLF from the coding sequence ATGGTACAAAAGGACTTGCGCTGCTCAATCAGGAACTCTTTCTTTATTTTTTCCTTTTTACTGCTTGGTTCTTCTGCTCTGTTTGCCCAGCATGAGCAACATGGTGTTTCAACTCCAACACAGACTTCTCCTAAGACTACACAGTCTCAACCCAAATCTGTGAAAAACAAAACAGAACAACAGCCTACTAAAAAACAACCTGTTAAAACAGTGACTCCTCTCACCATGACCGGTGGCGCAAAGCATACAGTTAATTTGGTGGTTGCTTATAAAACGGTGAATTTTGCAGGCAAACCCAGGCGCGCCATTGCCGTCAATGGGCAAATTCCAGCCCCTACGTTACATTTTAAAGAAGGGGATGAGGTGACTATTAATGTGTATAACCATTTGGATGAGGGAACGTCCATTCATTGGCATGGTCTTCTTGTTCCTTGGCAAATGGACGGGGTGGACGGGGTGAGTCAAAAACCAATTCCCCCAAGAGGCGTGTTCCATTATCGCTTTAAGCTTTACCAAAGGGGAACCTATTGGTATCACGCCCATGCCAAGGTTCAAGAACAAGAAGGGTTGTATGGGACTTTTATTATTGACCCACCCAATCCTCCAAACTACCACTACACCAAAGATTATGTGGTGGTGTTATCCGATTGGAGCAACACGCCTGCTGAACAAGTGCTTGCGAATTTAAAAAAAGACGGCGATTATTACGGTCCTCGATTTCCCCTCCAACCCTCACTCATGAAGTTTCTTCATGATTATCGCAAAGCCTCACTCGAAGAGCGTAAAAAATTAATCGCCGATTATAAAATGATGCAACAAATGCGTATGAGTATCTATGACTTAAGTGACGTGGCTTACGATGCGTATTTATTAAATGGCCAGCCCAAATCTCATCCTTGGACCGCTCCTGTAAAGGTAGGGGATATCGTGCGGCTACGCTTCATTGGTGCAGGAGCAAGCACCATCTATCGCGTTAAAATTCCTGATGCCAAAGTGGAGATGGTGCACATTCAAGGAAATGATGTGAGGCCTTATCCCATAGAGGATTTTTGGATTGCACCGGGTGAAACCTATGATATCCTGGTTAAAATTCAAAAAAGCAAGCCTTACGTAATTTATGCTGAGTCGATTGACACGCTGGGTAAAGCCTATGGGGCCTTGGTGACTTCCCCTAATCAAGTCGTCAACACTCAGCAAGTGACTCCTTTCCCTGAGCCACTTCCTGTCACAAGAGAGATGATGGCCAACATGATGATGTCTATGAATGGCGGGGCGACGGATGGAAACCAACTGCACGGCGTGATGAATAAAAATAAATCATCAACGGCAATGAAACCCTCCATGACCATGCCTTCGCACTCTCAAACAATGGGTTCGCAAAGCGCTAAGCACTCCATGTCCTCCATGACTGTCCAAAAGAAAATGGACAATGCATCCAATCATTCCGCCCACACCTCATCCTCAATGAAATCCAAATCTTCATCGACCTTGATGAACAAGAGCATGGATATGTCGGGCATGAATCATGGCGCAATGAGTCAGAGTAAAACGTCTAACTCTGCTCAAATGAAATCTGACTCCTCTTCGACCTCGATGAATAAGAGCATGGCCATGCCGGGCATGAATCATAGCGCAATGGGCCAGAGTAAGACGTCTGACTCTGCTCAAATGAAATCTGACTCCTCGTCGACCTCAATGAACAAGAGTATGGCTATGCCGGGCATGAATCATGGCGCAATGAGTCAGAGTAAGACGTCTAACTCTGCTAATGACATGTCTATGAATAGGAACATGAAGACTGATAGGCCTATGGAGCATGGCATGTCGATGAATGATTCCATGAATATGCAGATGCCTATTGAGCCGACCATCATAGGCGATAAGATAGAGCCGCCTGATTCGGCAAAGGCCACCACCTTGGGAACCAAATACCAAGAGTTAAAAGCAGCAGTGAAAACCAATAATCCGAATAAAGCGGTCGATGGGATTATTAAAATGGAATTGTTTGGTTACATGGACCGTTATATTTGGTTTATTAATGGTCTACCAGAATACAGGGCTAAACCGATTTTGATTGAACCAGGAAAGCGTTATCGGATTATTTTTACCAACAATTCGATGATGCGTCACCCCATGCATATTCACGGTCATTGGTTTATTTTACGCAATGGTCATGGGGCTTATGATCCCTTATTGCATACCATTGAGGTAGCTCCAGGAGCTACTGCCGTTGCCGATTTTGATACCGAGGCCAGCGGCCAATGGTTTTTCCATTGCCATCATCTTTTGCACATGACGGCGGGTATGGCTCGGGTATTTCAATACACCACCATCATCGAGATTGCCAATGGCACTTTAAAACCAGAGGATTATGCCTATCAACAAGCCTACATCAATCGACCTATCGTAAGAGAAGACGAGGTCATGCCACTGGATGCTTCACTCATCAAACACCCCGCAGGGCATCATCAAGGCTTTTATCGAGCAAGCTATATTGAACTCGGTGAAGATCCCTTTCATAATGCTCAGGAAATGACGTTTAGAGGTCTCTATGGCACCGATTACAATAAACTCCAGCTGTATACTGAGGATGCTGAAATTTATAAAGGAACCGTTGAAAACGCCGACATCGATGTGTTCTATTGGCATTTGATCAGTCAGTTTTGGGCCATTAAGGGTGGGGTCAATTATTTTTATCGCCCGGGAGGTCCTTATTGGCAACCCGGTATTGGTATTGAAGGGTTGATGCCTTGGTATATTGATACCAACATTAGAACCTATTACCGTGATGGCAGTGTGAAGTTTGACATTCAGTTAGCGCGGGCTACCCAGTTGACCAATAACTTCTTCTTCCTCACAGGAATGCGCAGCATTTTGGCCACTCATACCGTAGTCAAAAATGAGATTGGCAATGGCTTAAACCAAATGCGTTATATCCTTAGACCTTATTATCGTCTTAAGCCAGGGCTTAATATTTATACAGAGTACGAACATGATGTAGAGTATGGGGCTCTTAAGCGGATTCTTCGAAGCCAGGGAGAGGCTACCACTCAAGATACAATCACGTTAGGAGTCGCTGTTCTTTTTTAA
- a CDS encoding DUF2933 domain-containing protein: MSPAFGHPPKPPKPQKEKHFWSSPSGLTAILIIGIIGYYLIIEHGAHIASFLGASPFVLLVLLCPLMHLFMHGRHGGHGKGHHHKSEDENNNSSENKD, encoded by the coding sequence ATGTCACCTGCATTTGGGCATCCCCCAAAGCCACCCAAGCCGCAAAAAGAGAAGCACTTTTGGAGTTCTCCTTCTGGCTTGACTGCCATCCTCATTATTGGGATTATTGGCTATTATTTGATTATCGAGCATGGTGCGCACATAGCGAGCTTTCTGGGGGCTTCACCTTTTGTGCTGTTAGTCTTGCTCTGTCCATTGATGCATCTTTTCATGCACGGGAGACACGGTGGACATGGAAAGGGCCATCACCACAAATCGGAGGATGAGAACAACAATTCTTCTGAGAATAAGGATTAA
- a CDS encoding DUF2231 domain-containing protein, with product MIEIIPNWHPIFVHFTVALFTVSVILYTVSYLASYTHWDTKPLIVELDIVARWCLWLAALSTMTTVSAGFYAFYTVKHGVMVHAVKVIHRNWALASTSVLLLMAFWVIWRYIRHQKPTLPFLMALFLAQVLLLTTAWYGAELVYRYGYGVLTAKAEKTISPH from the coding sequence ATGATAGAAATTATCCCCAATTGGCATCCCATTTTTGTTCATTTTACCGTGGCCTTATTCACTGTTTCGGTGATTCTTTATACTGTAAGCTATTTAGCCTCATATACTCATTGGGACACCAAGCCCTTGATTGTCGAATTGGACATAGTGGCTCGTTGGTGTTTATGGCTGGCCGCATTGAGCACGATGACCACGGTGTCCGCCGGGTTTTATGCCTTTTATACGGTGAAACATGGTGTTATGGTACATGCCGTCAAAGTGATTCACCGCAACTGGGCACTAGCTAGTACGAGTGTCCTTTTACTTATGGCTTTCTGGGTGATTTGGCGTTATATTAGACACCAAAAACCGACGCTTCCCTTCTTAATGGCATTGTTCCTTGCCCAAGTGCTATTGCTCACGACGGCTTGGTATGGAGCGGAATTAGTCTACCGGTATGGGTATGGTGTTCTGACTGCCAAAGCAGAAAAGACAATATCACCGCATTAA
- a CDS encoding CHASE3 domain-containing protein, with the protein MEALKYLVRDNKNQLSHLNTLSNLLQQRINYFKQIITTYQKQEEEVAENMMASDKGL; encoded by the coding sequence ATTGAAGCACTTAAATATCTTGTTCGAGATAATAAAAATCAATTAAGCCATTTAAATACCTTAAGCAATTTATTGCAACAGCGGATTAATTATTTTAAGCAGATTATTACCACCTATCAAAAACAAGAGGAAGAAGTAGCCGAAAATATGATGGCAAGTGACAAGGGACTTTAG
- a CDS encoding F0F1 ATP synthase subunit gamma, with product MTKRTKLKEHLHTLEEIGHIMTAMKNLSLIELGKITQCLALQDNVIKTIREVSHDFLSFYPMPPMNQQENPPLVSILIGSERGFCGSFNDNVLHQLDALKEQHSESEPALVLVGHKLALKMPNDPRVMATIDGPNAIEEIPAVISNVLHTLEKALLQKNKTWHSWQWTILFNEEEHNQIQVKTWQPFKELDTSLTHHFSVPPILNASKDQFFADLMEHYLLAMCYSIFYQSFFAENHQRLVHLNQALDRLENKKSALNNRLNLLRQEEITEEIQNILQSAQAIIGHELP from the coding sequence ATGACGAAGCGAACGAAATTAAAAGAACATCTTCATACTTTAGAAGAAATTGGCCACATCATGACGGCCATGAAAAATCTTTCTTTAATTGAACTAGGCAAAATCACCCAATGTCTTGCCCTGCAGGACAACGTCATTAAAACCATTCGTGAGGTAAGCCATGATTTTTTAAGTTTTTATCCCATGCCCCCCATGAATCAACAAGAGAATCCCCCATTAGTTTCTATTCTTATTGGCTCAGAACGAGGCTTTTGTGGCTCTTTTAATGATAATGTGCTTCATCAACTAGACGCCCTCAAAGAGCAACATTCTGAATCAGAGCCAGCACTCGTTCTTGTAGGGCATAAACTGGCATTAAAAATGCCTAATGACCCTCGTGTCATGGCAACAATCGATGGACCCAATGCCATTGAAGAAATCCCGGCCGTGATTTCAAACGTGTTACACACGTTAGAAAAAGCCTTATTACAAAAAAATAAAACCTGGCATTCTTGGCAATGGACTATCCTCTTCAATGAGGAAGAGCACAATCAAATTCAAGTAAAAACCTGGCAGCCCTTTAAAGAATTGGACACAAGTCTTACGCATCATTTTTCTGTGCCACCCATTTTGAATGCATCCAAAGACCAGTTTTTCGCTGACTTGATGGAGCATTATTTACTTGCCATGTGCTATTCGATTTTTTATCAATCGTTTTTTGCGGAAAATCATCAACGACTTGTTCATTTAAACCAGGCATTAGATCGCTTAGAAAATAAAAAAAGTGCATTAAACAATCGTCTTAATTTACTGCGCCAAGAAGAAATTACGGAAGAAATTCAGAATATTTTGCAAAGTGCCCAAGCGATTATTGGTCATGAGCTCCCTTAG
- a CDS encoding FAD-binding oxidoreductase: MQLQYIKKFILLRWVQTVSISFLLTMAPASFAQTTAQDHAAHHQGEKEKEGEGMGGMMKNIGTPSKELYPSLMNLPTLSPEKRLAIQQMAHQRITSGIALMKGGLNELLSAANKNNYAKMQEALEKLREGIAQYESALAALRALSEGKNPRDIALQWFKREMNLLPSPPQSENILGGPFFHLTIIALFALFFLIMIWMYFFKMRRAAALLDRLTQQNAAVSLDATPQSSKTPEPTPSLSAESLKSSQVSKLPSEIAPTTPPTCPAHKCPVPQFPVMRSLTEPEEKWEGTLRVCRIFQEAPGIKTYHLASTHEVALPFTYYPGQFITLTALINGKTVRRSYTMASTPTQLHYCAITVKREEQGLFSRYLHDEIKEGDLLDVMGPNGKFTFTGEEAKSIVMICGGVGITPMMSIIRYLTDIGWHNDIYLLYCCRTTSEFIFREELEQLQERYLNLHVYASMLRSEGAVWMGLQGLFTKNIISHLVPDIASHRIHVCGPPAMMEAILASLKELNVPADLILTEAFGPEKKPEIAQEDFIKADTRSMVSFRKSEKMVPILPDRTLLEIAEANGVTIDNACRTGQCGLCKVKLLSGEVTMACEDALSTEDKQQGLILACQAKATKNIEVDA; the protein is encoded by the coding sequence ATGCAGCTTCAATACATTAAAAAGTTTATCCTGCTTAGATGGGTTCAAACAGTATCCATTTCCTTCCTGTTGACGATGGCTCCTGCCTCCTTTGCTCAAACCACAGCACAAGACCATGCCGCACATCATCAAGGAGAAAAAGAGAAAGAAGGCGAGGGAATGGGTGGCATGATGAAAAACATAGGCACTCCCTCTAAGGAACTGTACCCTTCTTTAATGAATTTACCCACATTATCCCCTGAAAAGCGCCTTGCAATTCAACAAATGGCCCATCAACGCATCACATCCGGCATTGCGCTCATGAAAGGTGGGCTTAACGAGCTTTTGTCCGCAGCCAATAAGAACAATTACGCTAAAATGCAGGAGGCCTTAGAGAAATTACGGGAAGGAATAGCACAATATGAGAGTGCACTGGCCGCACTTCGCGCACTTTCTGAAGGAAAAAATCCTCGCGACATTGCATTGCAGTGGTTTAAACGTGAAATGAATCTTCTTCCAAGTCCTCCTCAATCTGAGAATATCTTAGGCGGTCCTTTTTTTCATTTAACGATTATCGCGCTATTTGCTCTGTTTTTTTTGATTATGATTTGGATGTATTTTTTCAAAATGAGAAGAGCGGCTGCTTTGCTCGATCGCTTAACCCAACAAAATGCGGCTGTTTCTTTGGATGCCACACCCCAATCTTCAAAAACACCTGAACCAACCCCATCCTTATCAGCAGAGTCCCTTAAGTCCTCTCAAGTGTCTAAGTTGCCATCAGAGATTGCTCCAACTACCCCTCCTACCTGTCCCGCCCATAAATGCCCAGTTCCACAATTTCCAGTCATGCGTTCGCTCACCGAACCGGAAGAGAAGTGGGAAGGAACACTTCGTGTTTGTCGTATCTTTCAAGAAGCACCAGGAATCAAAACGTATCATTTGGCATCCACCCATGAGGTGGCTTTACCATTTACCTATTATCCTGGCCAGTTCATTACGCTTACTGCATTAATTAATGGCAAAACGGTAAGGCGCAGTTATACCATGGCGTCCACCCCAACCCAATTGCATTATTGTGCCATTACGGTCAAGCGAGAAGAGCAAGGCTTGTTTTCTCGTTACTTGCATGACGAAATTAAGGAAGGGGATTTACTGGATGTGATGGGACCTAATGGTAAATTTACTTTTACTGGGGAAGAGGCAAAGAGCATCGTAATGATTTGTGGCGGGGTGGGTATTACCCCAATGATGAGCATCATCCGCTATCTCACCGATATTGGATGGCACAACGACATTTATTTGCTGTACTGTTGTCGCACGACGAGTGAGTTTATCTTTCGCGAAGAATTAGAGCAACTTCAAGAAAGATACCTGAATCTCCATGTGTACGCGTCAATGCTGCGTTCAGAGGGAGCCGTTTGGATGGGGTTACAAGGCCTGTTTACCAAGAACATCATCAGCCATCTTGTCCCTGATATTGCCTCTCATCGTATCCACGTTTGCGGTCCTCCTGCGATGATGGAAGCAATCCTTGCTAGCTTAAAAGAGCTTAACGTGCCTGCTGATTTGATTTTAACGGAAGCGTTTGGACCAGAAAAAAAACCAGAAATAGCCCAGGAAGACTTCATCAAAGCCGATACCCGTTCGATGGTTTCTTTTCGGAAATCTGAAAAAATGGTTCCGATTCTGCCAGACCGCACCCTTCTTGAAATCGCGGAAGCCAATGGTGTTACTATTGATAATGCATGTCGAACTGGGCAATGCGGGTTATGCAAAGTAAAATTGCTGTCAGGAGAGGTGACCATGGCTTGTGAAGATGCTCTTTCAACGGAAGACAAACAACAGGGGCTTATCTTAGCCTGTCAGGCCAAAGCGACCAAAAATATTGAGGTGGATGCTTAA